The proteins below are encoded in one region of Enhydrobacter sp.:
- a CDS encoding IclR family transcriptional regulator C-terminal domain-containing protein — MPAAIIEPVRRSFAVLEALSRRRSSTVGVLMRETGLPRPTVVRLLQTLIALGYASRLSRQQGYRLTDRVLGLSESIRFVDHLVDAAIPHMSRFTAEHGWPLYLATLSFGAIVIRHSTAPESPMSFEGAALNTRRPMLISALGRVWLAFCPDEERRTILRDMGGLTRRQEAALDEVLARVRRDGVAFTQPPRPTRLHGMAVPIRRGERVLGSLSIRFPRSAMTEEEVRQRFGKRLQALARVIASDVARRLPG, encoded by the coding sequence GTCCGCCGCAGTTTCGCGGTGCTGGAGGCGTTGAGCCGACGGCGTAGCTCGACGGTCGGCGTGTTGATGCGCGAAACCGGCCTGCCGCGGCCGACGGTCGTGCGTCTGCTGCAGACCTTGATCGCGCTCGGCTATGCCAGTCGGCTGTCGCGCCAGCAGGGCTATCGGCTCACCGACCGTGTGCTCGGGCTCTCCGAATCGATCCGCTTCGTCGATCATCTGGTCGACGCCGCCATTCCGCACATGAGCCGGTTCACGGCCGAACACGGCTGGCCGCTCTATCTCGCGACGCTGAGCTTCGGCGCCATCGTGATCCGTCACTCGACCGCGCCGGAAAGCCCGATGTCGTTCGAGGGTGCGGCGCTCAACACGCGCCGGCCGATGCTGATCAGCGCGCTGGGCCGCGTCTGGCTGGCCTTCTGCCCGGACGAGGAGCGCCGCACCATCCTGCGCGACATGGGCGGCCTGACGCGGCGCCAGGAGGCGGCGCTCGACGAGGTGCTGGCGCGGGTGCGGCGCGACGGCGTCGCTTTCACCCAGCCGCCGCGACCGACCCGCCTGCACGGCATGGCCGTCCCCATCCGCCGCGGCGAGCGCGTACTTGGCAGTCTCTCGATCCGCTTTCCGCGGTCGGCGATGACGGAGGAGGAAGTCAGGCAGCGTTTCGGGAAGCGGCTTCAGGCCCTTGCGCGCGTCATCGCAAGCGATGTCGCCCGCCGTCTGCCGGGCTGA